The genomic segment TAAACCAACACCTCGCGGCCATCGTTTGGATCGTAAGGGTATGGGCCAAACAAAGAAGAACACCACTCTTGGGCGTTACCGGCCACATCGGCCACGCCGTAAGGGCTGTCGCCCTGGGGTGAAAATTGATTAACGGGCGTGGTTGGGGCGGGTTTGCCTTCGCCGTGGTTGCACAGTTTCCCGTGCCATTGATTCCCCCACGGGTACAGCCGGCCATCCGGGCCACGGGCGGCTTTCTCCCATTCCGGTTCGGTGGGTAATCGAATGGGCCGGTCGGTTACTGCCGCGGCCCATTGGCAAAAAGCGGCCGCATCGTGAAACGAAACGCCCACTACGGGGTGGTCGGCCTGAGCCGCCGGGAACCGGCCATCGGGCCAAAAACGGGGGGGGCGGTGGCCGGTGGCTTGTACGAACAGGGCATACTGTTTATTGGCAACCGGGTAACGCATAATATAAAAATTGGAAATGTGGAGCCGGTGTTGCGGCTCCTCGTCGGTTTGAGCCAGCCGGTCCGCCGACGGATTACTGCCAATAATAAATTCTCCAGCGGGGATCAGGACAAACTCCAGGTTAAGTTCTTTTGCAGACATAATCAATTTTATAAATGCGGCCAGCCTCTATCATAACACTTTGCCAGGGTACCAAACAATCCCTCTTTGGCCGGCAAAAGTGCTCCTGAAAATTCTAAAGGCTGAATCTGTGAGCTAATGAGCCTGGGAAAATCAGCGAGTGGCCCACAACTTCCGCAAGCGATGAGCCGCCAGCTTGGGACGGCGGTCACGGGTGAATACGCCCTTCAAGTTCAGGCTGCCCACTCGCCGGACGCCTTGCGAGGTTTGGAAGTCGCACATGTTCCAAACGTGCTCGCCAACCACGTAAGGTTTGCGACGCAAAACTTCACTATATCGTTCGAGCATATCGGCCTGATACTCTTCGCTGAACATATCGGGCGGCTGGGCGTGATGGCCGGGCACGGTGTCGGCCCCGTACTCGCTCAGGATAAGCGGTTTTTTGAATTTTGCATACAATGCTTCGATTTCGGATTCCAGATTCACGCAGCCTGCCTCAAGCTGCCCGGATTCGGTATACCAGCCGTAATAACGATTGAGGCACATCAAGTCGCAAAACTCAAAAGATTCCTCGGCCAAGCCTACATGACTCACCAGGGTGGCGGGGCGAGTTGGATCGAGCGATTTGCATAGGTCATACAGATTACGAAAGAACGGTTTGGCTTCCGGCACCGCCGAATGCGGCTCGTTGGCCAAGCTCCACATCATTACGCTGGGGTGATTCTTATC from the Anaerolineae bacterium genome contains:
- a CDS encoding formylglycine-generating enzyme family protein; translation: MSAKELNLEFVLIPAGEFIIGSNPSADRLAQTDEEPQHRLHISNFYIMRYPVANKQYALFVQATGHRPPRFWPDGRFPAAQADHPVVGVSFHDAAAFCQWAAAVTDRPIRLPTEPEWEKAARGPDGRLYPWGNQWHGKLCNHGEGKPAPTTPVNQFSPQGDSPYGVADVAGNAQEWCSSLFGPYPYDPNDGREVLVYNLAGQGLMPRWHETGCVANPQQIEAALDKQTIRGGSRRQGRQNSRCAYRSWAAPLHRSDDTGFRCCYEPQE